DNA from Brachyspira aalborgi:
AGTCTAAAATCTTTTTCGCTTCAATAACTTTATCGACAGATTCATGTTGAGCCGAGCCTTTTGTAGAAAACGAAAGTAGCGCCACTCTCGGGTCTTTTCCCGTCATTGTCTTAAAAGATTCCGCTGTAGATTCCGCAATGTCCGCTAACTGTTCGGCGTTAGGGTCGGGTATAACGGCGCAATCCGCGAAGCATGCGATTCCGTCATCAAATAAAGCTTTATCGGGACTTTCAATAAAGAATGTGCTTGAAAGCGTTTTTATTCCTTGTTTTAATCCGATTAAAAATAAAGCCGCTCTTAACATTTCGCCCGTAGCGTAAACCGCTCCTCCAACCATTCCGTCCGCTCCGTTGTCGGCAAGAATAGCCGCTCCCGTATAAACGGAATTATAAACGATTAACTCTTTAGCTTGGTCTTTAGTCATTCCTTTTTTTTCTCTCTTCTTAAAAAGCATTTCGATATAGCTTTCGGTTTTATATTCGGTTTTTGGGTCGAATATTCTTGCAAAATCGTCAATCTCTAAAGAATTTTCTTTCGCCAAAGATTCGATTTTAGCCTTATCTCCCAAAAGTATAACACTTTTTGCAAGCTTTTCTTTTTTTAATATTACCGCCGCTTTAACATGCCTTTCGTCATAACCTTCGGCAAGCACGATAGTTTTGGGATTAGCTTTAACTTTTTCCCTTAAATTGTCCATAAAAGATGCCATAATAAAACCCCTTTAAAAATTTTAATAATATTAATATTTTATTATAAAAATTATATTATTGCAATCTTTATTAAAAAAAAATAATACTTTTATAATCGTTTAATTATTGATTTAAATTTATGTTTATTCTAAAATTAAAATTAAACGGAGTAATTATGTTTTATAAATTTTATAAAATTAAAGAAGTTAAACCAAAACCCGATATGAAACTTTTAATACAATTTGAAAACGGAATATTTAAAATATACGATGTTAAACAATTACTTGAAAAATTCAAAAATTTTGAAGCGTTAGAAGACGAAATTTTATTTAATCTTGTAAAAATTGACGCTCATGGTTATGGTGTTTATTGGAATGATTATCTCGATATTAGTTGCAATGAATTATGGCATAACGGAAAAGAAATAGACTTAAAAAATATTAAATAAAAATTATAAAATAAAAATCGGACAGAGGAATTATTTTCCAATGCCCGATTTATAATTATCTTAATATATTTACGATGCGGATTTGAACTCTAAAGTATAAGTT
Protein-coding regions in this window:
- the pta gene encoding phosphate acetyltransferase; protein product: MASFMDNLREKVKANPKTIVLAEGYDERHVKAAVILKKEKLAKSVILLGDKAKIESLAKENSLEIDDFARIFDPKTEYKTESYIEMLFKKREKKGMTKDQAKELIVYNSVYTGAAILADNGADGMVGGAVYATGEMLRAALFLIGLKQGIKTLSSTFFIESPDKALFDDGIACFADCAVIPDPNAEQLADIAESTAESFKTMTGKDPRVALLSFSTKGSAQHESVDKVIEAKKILDSRNVNFVFDGELQFDAAIVPKVGEQKAPNSKVKGNANVLIFPNLNAGNIGYKIAQRVGKCTAIGPMLQGIAKPANDLSRGCSAQDIADLSVLTSLQ
- a CDS encoding DUF2442 domain-containing protein, whose protein sequence is MFYKFYKIKEVKPKPDMKLLIQFENGIFKIYDVKQLLEKFKNFEALEDEILFNLVKIDAHGYGVYWNDYLDISCNELWHNGKEIDLKNIK